A genomic window from Prunus persica cultivar Lovell chromosome G2, Prunus_persica_NCBIv2, whole genome shotgun sequence includes:
- the LOC109947073 gene encoding exopolygalacturonase-like, which translates to MAMKLSFLAMLLCLLLASTPKAHASVFDVTSATYGAKPGSDVSTALAKAWSDACASPSASKVVIPSGTYNLKEATFRGPCKAPIEMQVQGILQAPADASQLTRPDTWVGFQYIDMLTLLGGGTFDGQGALSWNQNDCHKNKNCKPLPVNLRFEFLTNSKVQDITSLNSKFFHMHVFRCNHTTFQQLTITAPDESRNTDGIHIGASTAINITHSKIGTGDDCISIGDDSHEITVTDVTCGPGHGISIGSLGKYKEEKDVTGIIVKNCTLANTENGVRIKTFPDSPSPSTASGIHYEDIIMVNVSNPILIDQLYCPYTQCEQKPPSKVKINNVSFKNIKGSSFTPLAVKLVCTTGIPCENVELTDIDLTYGGDKGPLTSMCSNVKPTITGVTKALGCATSSLAPLPLSKK; encoded by the coding sequence ATGGCTATGAAATTAAGTTTCTTGGCAATGCTTTTGTGCTTATTGTTAGCATCTACACCTAAAGCTCATGCTAGTGTGTTTGACGTGACGAGTGCAACATACGGTGCAAAGCCTGGCTCTGATGTCAGTACGGCCTTGGCCAAGGCTTGGAGTGATGCATGTGCATCGCCATCCGCGAGTAAAGTTGTTATTCCGAGCGGGACATACAACTTAAAAGAAGCAACTTTCAGAGGCCCCTGTAAGGCTCCTATTGAGATGCAAGTTCAAGGCATATTGCAGGCTCCAGCAGACGCTAGCCAACTCACAAGACCGGATACTTGGGTTGGTTTTCAGTACATTGACATGCTCACCTTATTAGGTGGTGGGACTTTTGATGGCCAAGGAGCACTTTCTTGGAATCAAAATGACtgccacaaaaacaaaaattgcaaacctcttCCCGTTAATCTGCGGTTCGAATTCCTCacaaattccaaagttcaggaCATAACTTCACTTAACAGCAAATTTTTCCACATGCATGTTTTTCGGTGCAACCATACTACATTTCAACAACTTACCATCACAGCACCTGACGAGAGCAGAAACACAGATGGAATCCATATCGGGGCTTCGACTGCTATCAATattactcattcaaagattggAACTGGGGATGACTGTATTTCTATTGGTGATGACTCCCACGAAATCACAGTGACTGATGTTACTTGTGGGCCAGGCCATGGAATAAGCATTGGAAGCCTTGGAAAAtataaggaagaaaaggatgTGACCGGGATCATAGTTAAGAACTGCACCCTGGCTAATACGGAGAATGGTGTGAGAATCAAAACATTTCCAGATTCTCCTTCGCCTAGCACTGCCTCGGGTATACACTATGAGGATATTATCATGGTTAATGTCAGTAACCCTATCCTCATAGACCAATTGTACTGCCCATATACTCAGTGTGAACAAAAGCCTCCGTCAAAAGTTAAGATCAACAATGTCAGTTTCAAGAACATTAAGGGCTCATCTTTCACTCCACTTGCAGTCAAGCTTGTATGTACCACGGGCATaccgtgtgagaatgtggagtTGACTGACATTGATCTCACCTATGGTGGAGACAAAGGTCCTCTGACCTCTATGTGTTCTAATGTCAAACCCACAATTACTGGCGTGACAAAGGCTCTTGGTTGTGCTACATCTTCCTTGGcacctcttcctttatccaaGAAGTAG